The following proteins come from a genomic window of Sardina pilchardus chromosome 1, fSarPil1.1, whole genome shotgun sequence:
- the LOC134088098 gene encoding oocyte zinc finger protein XlCOF6-like, producing the protein MSETGNSAGVMNRIWVCVREEEEEMGDVKTDLDTLSTTCYEPTQPGGDAEQMSTKEELEESTVEIIVKTEDIEEDYDSSDQYQNSHDAPAAQEEDAHTEDETVATRSKPRPYECPDCDKTFLFPTLLRRHQRLHTGEGLLACPQCDRCFALESHLTNHLRTHAHQTYACAQCEKPFSRKNKLLRHQDPMNNVAPTQCPHCAKTFSRTTCIRYHRGQHVEGPQHVCGECGKSFGGATPLRDHQRVHGVKPYGCPQCSAAFMTPSALAKHRRRHTDERPFACCQCGRAFRCKEALKRHKSTHYAPGEPLPPPCGCHACRQIFTPPTRLTSLERKRHKCPQCGKAFARLTYLKLHLGFHARRETKPECGQCGAVFPRAAQLRAHENEAHGSDDAGASGKYRCCRCRRAFVLKSGLRAHRKAAHGGDDAKPCGCPACREIFAPYGCPDCGNAFGSPSALRNHRRIHSGERPYACAECGKTFAQPGGLRSHERTHGGEQRFLCSDCGRTFSFLSSLTNHQRLHSAETETETEKKSHACTQCNKSFAREKCLHSHERMHTGQKPHECAQCGKSFAFARSLRNHQQLHSGEKKTYACSKCDKTFSQAAGLRNHERTHTRDKLFLCSDCGKEFRYRSSLTDHQRLHSGEKPYACSQCSKSFALEKYLHNHQRTHSGEKPHACGQCSKTFALAKSLRLHQYVHSGQKPFECPQCHKSFALAKTLRGHQRTHGGRNPFVCPECGKAYTSGPSLSRHRRVHTDAPPFPFPCARCGRAFTRRSGLAAHRCLPP; encoded by the exons ATGTCGGAGACGGGAAATTCAGCGGGAGTTATGAACCGAATCTGGGTCTGTGtacgcgaggaggaggaggagatgggcgACGTGAAAACGGATCTCGACACGCTGTCAACAACATGCTACGAACCAACTCAGCCTGGCGGCGATGCAGAGCAGATGTCGACCAAAGAAGAGCTAGAAGAGTCAACAGTGGAAATCATAGTTAAAACAGAAGACATAGAAGAAGACTACGACAGTTCTGATCAAT accaGAACAGCCATGATGCTCCAGCTGCACAGGAGGAAGACGCGCACACAG AAGATGAAACCGTGGCAACGCGGAGCAAGCCCAGGCCTTACGAGTGCCCCGACTGCGACAAGACGTTCCTGTTCCCCACGTTGCTACGGCGACACCAGCGTCTGCACACGGGGGAAGGTCTCCTGGCGTGCCCCCAGTGCGACAGGTGCTTCGCGCTCGAGAGCCACCTGACCAACCACCTGCGGACGCACGCACACCAGACCTACGCCTGCGCACAGTGCGAGAAGCCCTTCAGCCGCAAGAACAAGCTGCTCCGCCACCAGGACCCGATGAACAACGTAGCGCCAACGCAATGCCCACACTGTGCCAAG ACGTTTAGTCGCACCACGTGCATCAGGTATCACCGTGGGCAACACGTGGAAGGCCCGCAGCACGTGTGCGGCGAATGTGGGAAGTCGTTCGGCGGCGCCACGCCCCTGCGGGACCACCAGAGGGTGCACGGGGTGAAGCCCTACGGCTGCCCGCAGTGTTCCGCCGCGTTCATGACGCCCTCCGCCCTCGCCAAGCACCGGCGCCGCCACACGGACGAGCGCCCCTTCGCCTGCTGCCAGTGCGGCCGCGCCTTCCGCTGCAAGGAGGCGCTGAAGCGGCACAAGAGCACGCACTACGCCCCGGGGGAGCCGCTCCCGCCCCCCTGCGGCTGCCACGCCTGCCGCCAGATCTTCACGCCGCCCACGCGCCTCACCTCGCTGGAGAGGAAGCGGCACAAGTGCCCGCAGTGTGGCAAGGCCTTCGCCCGCCTCACCTACCTGAAGCTGCACCTGGGCTTCCACGCGCGGCGCGAGACCAAGCCCGAGTGCGGCCAGTGCGGCGCCGTCTTCCCGCGCGCGGCTCAGCTCCGGGCGCACGAGAACGAGGCGCACGGCAGCGACGACGCCGGCGCCAGCGGCAAGTACCGGTGCTGCCGGTGCCGGCGGGCGTTCGTGCTCAAGTCGGGCCTCCGGGCGCACCGGAAAGCGGCGCACGGCGGCGACGACGCCAAGCCCTGCGGCTGCCCGGCGTGCCGGGAGATCTTCGCGCCGTACGGCTGCCCCGACTGCGGGAACGCGTTCGGCAGTCCGTCGGCGCTGCGCAACCACCGCAGGATCCACAGCGGCGAGCGGCCGTACGCGTGCGCCGAGTGCGGCAAGACCTTCGCCCAGCCGGGGGGCCTGCGCAGCCACGAGCGCACGCACGGCGGAGAGCAGCGCTTCCTGTGCTCGGACTGCGGCAGGACCTTCAGCTTCCTGTCGTCTCTCACCAACCACCAGCGCTTGCACAGCGCCGAGACCGAGACCGAGACCGAGAAGAAGTCGCACGCGTGCACGCAGTGCAACAAGAGCTTCGCACGGGAAAAATGCCTGCACAGTCACGAGCGCATGCACACCGGGCAGAAGCCTCACGAGTGCGCACAGTGCGGCAAGAGCTTTGCGTTCGCCAGAAGCCTGCGCAATCACCAGCAGCTCCACAGCGGGGAGAAGAAGACGTACGCGTGTTCCAAGTGCGACAAGACCTTCTCGCAGGCGGCCGGGCTGCGCAATCACGAGCGCACGCACACCAGAGACAAGCTGTTCCTGTGCTCGGACTGCGGGAAAGAATTCCGTTACCGGTCGTCTCTCACCGACCACCAGCGGCTGCACAGCGGGGAGAAGCCGTACGCGTGCTCGCAGTGCAGCAAGAGCTTCGCGCTGGAGAAATACCTGCACAAtcaccagcgcacacacagcgGGGAGAAGCCTCACGCGTGCGGGCAGTGCAGCAAGACCTTCGCGCTCGCTAAAAGCCTGCGCCTGCACCAGTACGTGCACAGCGGGCAGAAGCCGTTCGAGTGCCCGCAGTGCCACAAGAGCTTCGCGCTCGCCAAAACCCTGCGCGGCCACCAGCGCACGCACGGCGGGCGGAACCCGTTCGTGTGCCCCGAGTGCGGCAAGGCGTACACGTCCGGCCCCAGCCTCTCCCGACACCGCCGCGTGCACACGGACGCCCCGCCCTTCCCCTTCCCGTGCGCGCGCTGCGGACGGGCCTTCACACGCCGCTCCGGCCTCGCCGCACACCGCTGCCTGCCGCCCTGA